Sequence from the Cydia splendana chromosome 10, ilCydSple1.2, whole genome shotgun sequence genome:
TACCACGATTAATTCCCAATGAGATCGACAATTGACATCTCTCATTTCATAACCAACGCCCTACATCACATCTTACAAGAATTATCGGTTTTCTGCTTTCATATCCAAACGTCCCGTAGCCTGATATGGATTTGAATTTTTTGTTCTGGAACtgttgggccccatacattccacgactcttctctttccgcacagactctatagaTTTGATTTGTCAgctatcaaaaaaaaatttgtagaTCAGAAATGTCACTGTTGATAGCTGACAGGTCAAATCTATAAGGTCGCGGACCATTTATACTTTATAAATTTGGTCAAATGCATGTCAGTGGTTCCTAAAGGGCTGCACTCACCTTACAACAAATCGCATGCAACTTTTGATACATTCCGGCGTCGATTTGAATTTATTGCACCTAATTAGTCGGTAATGTATCGAATTGCATGCGTAGTTTGCAAGGTCCGTGGAACTCTTAGGCAGACTTGTCATATTTGTGAGTTTTGCTATAAATTCTAGCTTTAACATCAATATAAAGTTTATGTACGTACAGGTATGTCAAACGTAAGCTAAAACGGTCTTGAGAATACTTGTAATGATCTTAGATAAGCCGACCCAGATTTAAGAAAAGgactataataatatgtataaggaTAATGATGTAATTTGTGCCAGTGTTGTTCCagttagtattatttatttatttagtcttTTCGCACAGGAAATAAAGTACAAACGGCGCACTTAATGCgcgaaggcattctctaccattCAACGATTAGACCAAACAGATAATAGGTTTAGGTAAAAGAGGGGTGTATAACaataaaaagttaaaacaacttaaaatttgtaatcaaattaataaatatacatttaagaatacatacaatacattgtattacaaattattatataatttatttttattacgttCATCACCTTGGGCTCTAGGAATATAGAAAGATTTATTGCACCTTTCTGAATTCAAAAGACTGTACGCTTTGTTACTGCATTTTATGACTTACATACATTAACAACAACGAGCTTTAGAGCTTATAACAAATTACTACTACTCCATATTTACttctataaatatataatatatcgaTTTTAGAATCATATATAAATAAGTCATGTTCCATTTAGCTACGgatatacatacgtatatacATAGGTTTGACTAAATATATAATAGATCTGCGGCAGAGACATATCATGTCTCGCCATCTCGCCATACTAATATTGGCCGACTTTTCCGcaagtttatttattaatttaaactttattgcacaacatACGAAAATATTATACAAATGGAGTAATATTTAATGCCTAAtgacattctctaccagtcaaccatcgggCTAAATAGAGACATAAAAATGGGGCAAGGAGGAAAATAAAGAGATATTTATTAGATACTAGCGATCCGCCCCGGTTAACAAAtattacacctaaaccttcctcaagaatcactctattgacaggtgaaaaccgcataaaaaaccgttcagtagttttagagtttatcgggaacaaacagacagacgcggcaggcGGGGGActatgttttataaagtgtagtgaaaaACTATCAAAAACAATTGAATAACCtgataaaaatacattaaaaatactgGAATTTAAACCATTAATATTCTTCTACATATTTCATACATActcaataatataattatattgatggACGCTACTCGAACTCTCGATAACTCAAACTCTTCCTTCCAGCACCCTTCCTGACAGCTTGCAAGGCGTCAGACGCAGCCTGCCTGCTAGCTTCAGCCAAGAAGGCTATCCCCTTCGTCACGGCCGGGGTCCCAGAGCTGGGTCTGCAGCCCCTGGACCCCATGACCATCGACAAAGCGGGATCGCGAGAGGCCGGTCTCGAACTTGACATGAGAGACACCACTGTTAAAGGGCTGAAGAACTGCGATGTTCCCAATTTCAAGTaagttttatttacattatattgCAGCTGGGCGTACAGTCAAaggaatataataaaaaatgacATTTATTGCAGATCAAAGATCCATATAATGTTAGTAACAATTTTGACTTAATAACTAAGTTAGTAGGTacagaaaatatacaaaacatgACAAATTGGCCCGCGTTTGGTCGCGGCCTCATCCTATTTGGCCCTGCCGATGGCCACTTCGACCCAGTATTTAATTTCTATTCAGTGACAATCAAGATGACAGCCGCTAGGGATCTCATAATATAGCTAACTCACAGTTCTCACAGTTAAGGAGGacacgctagaacggtccgggtccgggtcgaGGAGTCCGAAACTTTATTTCCTATAATGGATGATCGGAGATCACGTGATGGTTTTTATAGAAAATGAAGtgtcggatgcctcggcccggacccggaccgttctggcgtgagtcatcctttaactcACAATTCGTAAAGGTGTTAAAGTGGTTAGTAAGCACAATAAATACTAACACGTTCTGTCAACCGTTGTACCTATAAAGTGTCGTAGCTGACAATAACTTTATATTATAGGTACAACGAGACCAACAACTTTCCTTCTTTGTTATAAGAAACATTTTTCAGAAAATTTTCCTCTTGGGAATGTTGCAAATGACTCTAAGCAGGAAAATTATCTGATATCAGAGCGGGAAAAAAACAATTCAGTACCATCAATAACTCATGAAACGGATCTTATAATTTTATGCCAAaggttattttttaatattcgaTTAGCAGCAGGTGTCATGACTTTTATACTTATCTTAATATACAGTATTAGTTACACTAATTATCTGTATGGCATTACATAGATCCTAATACGTAATTGTTATAGCGTGTACAGGCCCTTAAGGAAAATGTTTCTTAAATTGGTCTACTATTACCCAATGACAGTGTTTTAATAGTTATGCAACAATGACGTTACGAGGATGCTTAGTGTAAATTGGGTATAAAAAATGGCAGGATTACAATGGCAACTGTTTCTTATTATGCCTCAATTATACTTTATTGCTGTAACCAGTTCCGTGTATTGTTATTAAGTACTTAGCCTTTTTCTATTTCATCCTAGATGGACGAGAACTAATAATAATTGTCATGAGAACTTAGTCATTTGAAAAGAATAAAAAACAATAGtgaaggtaattttgaaaatgaagaGTAAATGGCCCCGAATACAAAGAACTAGGTAAAATGACTAGGAAAATAAAAGTGTTATGTTTAacgccaaacttctatgaaatgatgacgctTAAGagcgttttctaaaataaatatcgaaaacctgattctcacagatcctggtgtttttgggttctttcaactcagaatcactagcatattcaattctgatgataaaataaaatgtcccaaaactttgtatgaaaattgtacgtTCCATTgcgtcacgcacatacaagtgaaaaattttttttactaaaacgtgacgtaattgAATGaacattttgggacatctttttttaatgatgggatggagaatgctgtcgattctgagtagaatgagcccaagaacgttcatatttgaaagaatcaggttttcaatatttattttagaaaacgcccttaaaatacaaaacacttgcacagtctgtgctatcgaAATCACTGCtaagttagcttggtctgactctagactAATCTCAGTTATATTTTTGAAACATTTTCTTATtagtaacataataatattgtcATAATTATTAGTGTCTTGCCATTTTCCTAAGGCCCACCCTAATaagaaaacaaaaattaaatttgccAGTGTACACCGGTATCCAGACGggcctgatcaaatcggtcgatttgatcaggaaaataattggcgccaatctccaattttagatttatggtgatattagagccctctaaattaaaaaaaatgccccagaacgaaaatactggcgtcacaaattggtattcttgcggccgcacctcattttatcggtaatatcggtcattatcggcggttgaattcggagAGCCAAATTGGCgcttgcgtccgcacgtcctgattcgatcgggaaatataatcagattggcgaaaaactGACTATTGACCCTATAGTGTAGGAAATGGAGTTGcttttgattttgttttattgaacggatcaaaacaattgcttctaaGTATTCTGATTTTTTGATTGAAAATGATTTTCAtcgaatttaatataaataaatactgtagGTAATAGGCCCGTAAGTAGGATATTGCtgacaaaataataatttctaaTTATGTACATATGTTGTCACCcttaaattaacaaaaaggaatgattaaaataaatgttggATTTAGTTTCATTCTTGATGATCGTTAAATTATCAGTAGGTACCAATACAATTAATTTCTTTATATTTTCGTATGGTCATACGATTTAAAAAATGAATGTTCTAAAACAGTTGGCAATATTACCGAAATATTACCAACTATTTCCGTCAATTTACCGGTGACAAAGACGGTGCAGCACTAGTCATATCAATCTGTCAGTCTAATACACgcgataaaataactgtcaatttttaacatcgcgggatagaaagtgacggacaccgttttatcgcgctgtcacgtagataagaatccatcatatccgtgcagtacaaaaatattatcttattttTATCATTCTAATTAAATGGTTTAAATCGGATTGAGTTCAACAATTATAGAacgattataattattttgggtTTTTTATTACTGACTCAATCTATATTAGTTTTCTATATCACACCCGTTAAGTGTTCCTCTATTCTGGTTAAATTAACGTTACCACAAAATCTTCATCAAAGGATTTAATATAGTTGCGGTTATAATTGGAATTTAATAATGCTCGTTAGGGTTAACACTTGAAATTGACAGAATTAGGTACAACCGGTTTTTTATACcgataatacaataaaattaggAAATCTGCAAGTTCCGTGGGGAAGACCCATTAAAGTGTAGTTTGAAGGTAGATTAGAAAAAGTAACGCGCGCGTAAGCTCGTGAAAACCAAGTGTAGGGAAATGTAACGCGCGTATAAGTTCGTACTGCCGCTAGTCTGAAACCGCCCGTAGTTTAGAACGAGGGGCAAAGAAAAGTCGCTTTGAAGTTGCCAGATGTTGACAATACACATTCCTGTTCGCCTGTTAGCAATTATGTTAGGATTAAGATAAAAAcgtgtaaaaaaaattgcaacacGAAGGAATAGTTTCAGCTGTTTTGGAGGTCCGAACTCTCCGAAGCAGGAACTAGGAattaattcaaataaaaatattctaaaTTTTCCAAAAAAGATTTAAAAACATTATGTTGATATGAAAAAAGTTGTTGCAAGAAACGAGGTATCTGATACTTCTAGTCTAATTGTCAGTAATTTAGTTTTCCTCCTAGATAAGTACTTATAGTCATTAGTGGCATGACTATAACATTAAATAGGGGTTAACTCAGGGCTATAATTTTCATGTTGTCGTAATTTTATAAGATAAGGCGGTGTTAGGATTAAAAGTGGCAAAAGCCGTGTATCTAGATAATGTTCAAGATTAAGTCACAAGAACAATTAATAAGATTATAACAATAACAACTACttaacacacacatacatatttacatacacaTTACATTTGTTTCACACCCTGCATGAAATTTACACTACTAACAAATCGCTAACAACTTCTAAGAGTAGGTAGCTAATTTGACAGTGACGTCGCATGTCTGTCtttcatttaaaataaacaCCAATTTTAATAATCGATTCTACAATTcgaaaaattaagctcattagACTTATCGATCGAAAAAATTCAATTAAAAGTATCAAAAGACTGCATGTGTCCACATTTATGGTATTTTGAACagtcaaataggtaggtattaagatATAGTAAAGATCCGGAAACATAGTCAAACAGGTGACTCTGCGGTTAGCGGACACCCGGCGTTTTGTCACGTACGTACCTCCACGACGTGTGACAGTTTACGTCTCTGACGCGAATGCGTACGTGACAGTTTGGTGTCAAAAACATGATAATTATGTATGCTAACGTGTATCGATTCTAAGAAAGTGGTTATTTACTAACTCGATTGTTAATTTTTATCATTCATACCTATCTATCATAATCCGATCCGAAACCCATGCGATAATCCGTTAGAAAAAGTTTTAAAGTGAATTGATTCCTTTAGTAAGaatatatgaataaatataataacgACAGCGTAACACGCCCAGTCGCCTATTTATACCCCCCGTGTTAATGCCATTTGTCGTTTCAGACGCAATGGAAGAAGAATGAACCTGGATGTGAAATGCCCCAACCTCCAGCTAACTGGGGACTACACCCTCGGGGGCAAGCTGCTGATCCTGCCCATCGAGGGCAAGGGCAAATACAAGATCAAGATCCGTAAGTGCCTGCCGCTATATGGAGATGTTGTTCCTTATAGAAATCTTTGCTATAAAAATATCGTAggcgtttatttttattattattatttttgtggtTTTCATATACTTTTACAGTCTGGCAAACACAACTTATCAGTAAGTAAGAATCAGGAAAATTATGCTCTtccctttcttttgggtgctagtactagcgtaAAACAAAGACAATATGATTATCTCTGTCATGTTTAAAAtaagaatttatttattgacgtatcttaaagtttgaatcgggctgAGAGTCCTGGGCCAAACTATATGCAGAAGGTACATGTTCACCTAtagcaaaatttttttttacactatACAAATACTATGATTGTTGATTTTTTCGACTTTTTCCGTCATTGAATAAAGCAGAAAAATAAACATACGGGAATATTTCTGATTGGCAATATTTCCCGAAAAATCCAGGAAGGCAGAAATACAAATAATGGCACATCACTAAGAATGTATTGACTTTATTAGCTTTTACAGGGGATAAATTCTACATCTTATCGCTTTTCTCGGCTGTATCCTAGCGGAACCGAGGTCCGAATATGGCaacctaatcccaagaattggcattCGTTTTTAAAGTTCCTTGCTTCTATACTTTGCTTattttaacattagaaaaagtgtaaacaatcttgatgtgtctttttatcgAAAAACGCTAAAAAAAGTAGCTAGGCGTCATTCgtttattatcaatttatcacaggAGAGGGGGTaggcaatgaccttttatttatgtagacgtgtgacgttcatagttgacaaaactaaaatttgatccaacgattttgacaacttgacaggttggcgttacccatacgactaactaaatataggttccggaacctatatttgatggctcacgatcgtgcgcctggtaccctacctctttttacttacatccatggGGATAGGcctattcttattttttcttacattgGGAGGGGTCCAAAAACTGTcgaaaatcgtcttacgtattAAATGAATGGCGCCCTATTACTTATGGAACCAAAAGAATGTAAGTGATCAATGAATGAAtagaaaaaacatgaaaatcccaaaaactataaaaaattaaaaaacgtaACTAAAACGGCCTAGGTTTGAAAGTTGCTTATGCTTTCCACTAAGCCACCAATGCTTTCACAACGGTCACAATATTACTCCTTCTCCAGGCGACATCCTGGTGAAGATCCAGATCGAGACGGCCGACGTGGAGAAGAACGGAGACAAGTTCTGGAAGGTCGCCAGCTGGAAGTTCACAACCGACGTCCAGACCAACGTGCATTACGCCTTCCAGAACTTGTTCAACGGGAACCAGCAGGCTTGTAAGTGTTTTAGTCTACACATCAGACCAATTTCTATCGCCTGTcgctatgcccgtcactttcgcacttacatatacttgttagaacgtgacagaggCATGATTGgcgacaggcgataaaaatgcgaccgtgctgcCGTGCTGCGTATCGAGCGCGACTCCatatacatctagcgcgacttcaagtatggacccGCGTGCGAGAACCCAACTCATGCTAGCCGGTCAGTACCTACTGGTAAACCCAGCTGGAAGTATACGTCATGTTTTATACATCTATGAAATTAAACATAATATACGCGTATCAGACATGCCGTAAATTTCCGTTAGTAAGAAACGATTTGACTCTCATTTCTGacattaatattattttgatagaATTGGTCGCTCACAAAAAAACAGGATTACTTGATGCCGTCACCACTCACCATTCGTTTtaatgtataataatatacagttTTCGTGGTATAGGTATGCTACATTTCAGCCAAATCTATTGACTGAGGAACAAATTACGTACTTATATCTAAACGTACATATTTTCAATGTATAAAACAGTAACCATCAGTAATATTAGTATCTCGCCATTGACATAACTATTTCTCTCTCCAGCCGACACCATACACCAATTCGCGAACACCAACTGGAAGGAGATCTACAACGAAGTCGGCACCCCCGTTACCAGCGCCATTGTCAGCAGGATCGTGAAAGCCATAGAAAAGATGTTCGAGAAAGTGCCCGTGAAGGAAATCAACATAGAATAGTTTAGTTACCAAAATTGAtggtagatggcgctgtgacgTCGACTACATTGCGCTGTTAATTTTTCTACAATTCTATGTAAGGTCAAAGAGAATTTTGCGATTTTCTAGAAAACAAGAAAGCGTTTGATTAATGATTACATTTAGTAACTGTAGTAGTTCCTAAACGTATGGAAGGTAAAGGTAAGGAAAACAATCTCCATGTATAAAAAAGTGTCAgtcaaaaaaccttaaataggtggcgctacaatacctaaaatatttgataaaataatttaaatcattgacagcgcacttctctccgtcaataacgcctacgttcttagcaaagacatatgtaacttcgtataagacgaataaagtctaaggaaaaaacgtgcctcggaattcaagtaaaagtcattctcga
This genomic interval carries:
- the LOC134794420 gene encoding protein takeout-like, with protein sequence MKFLIVVCVLACGASANVAPFLTACKASDAACLLASAKKAIPFVTAGVPELGLQPLDPMTIDKAGSREAGLELDMRDTTVKGLKNCDVPNFKRNGRRMNLDVKCPNLQLTGDYTLGGKLLILPIEGKGKYKIKIRDILVKIQIETADVEKNGDKFWKVASWKFTTDVQTNVHYAFQNLFNGNQQASDTIHQFANTNWKEIYNEVGTPVTSAIVSRIVKAIEKMFEKVPVKEINIE